A single Thermaerobacter sp. FW80 DNA region contains:
- a CDS encoding IS256 family transposase: protein MSRIPPSQQLAELARQLAAQAREGTEVEDLTHALVRLGARKLIQELLEAEVTELLGRGRYERREPGQEGARNGYKPRTLRCAEGRLEIDVPQVRGMEGLCQPTLWRALKRRTDVLERLVVEMYARGLSTRDIEDALAELAGSEAPLLSRSTVSRITEALHEEFEAFAQRDLSGLDVVYLFADAIYESLRRQAGCREGILVTWAILSDGSKVLVHLSLGNKERYEDWLEHFRDLVRRGLKTPLTVTTDGAPGLIQAVEAMWPEAERIRCWVHKMRNVLDKVPEEARPVLKPYLEAIRDAPDIEQGRRLVAEVVERFGREYPSAMRSLQEDLEASLAHLRLPAAHRKHVRTTNLVERSFEEERRRAKVIPRFRSERECLKLVFAVLWRASERWRRVQFSEHERKQLERYIEERQRQRAAQKEVSPAATVA, encoded by the coding sequence CACCCAGCCAGCAGTTGGCGGAGCTGGCCCGGCAGCTGGCCGCGCAGGCCCGGGAGGGTACTGAGGTCGAGGACCTGACCCATGCCCTCGTCCGCCTGGGCGCCCGCAAGCTCATCCAGGAGCTGCTGGAGGCAGAGGTCACGGAGCTTTTGGGGCGCGGACGCTACGAGCGGCGCGAGCCTGGCCAGGAAGGCGCCCGCAACGGCTACAAGCCGCGGACGCTGCGTTGCGCCGAGGGGCGGCTCGAGATCGACGTCCCCCAGGTGCGGGGCATGGAGGGACTGTGCCAGCCCACGCTGTGGAGGGCCCTCAAGCGGCGGACGGACGTGCTGGAGCGCCTGGTGGTGGAGATGTACGCCCGGGGCCTCTCTACCCGGGACATCGAGGATGCGCTGGCGGAGCTGGCGGGCAGCGAAGCGCCGCTTTTGAGCCGGTCCACCGTGAGCCGGATCACCGAGGCGCTCCACGAGGAGTTCGAGGCCTTTGCCCAGCGGGACCTGTCAGGCCTCGACGTGGTGTACCTGTTCGCCGACGCCATCTACGAGTCGCTGCGCCGGCAGGCGGGCTGCCGTGAGGGCATCCTGGTCACCTGGGCCATCTTGAGCGACGGCAGCAAGGTGCTGGTGCACCTGAGCCTGGGCAACAAGGAGCGCTACGAGGACTGGCTGGAGCACTTCCGGGATCTGGTGCGCCGGGGGCTGAAGACGCCGCTGACGGTGACGACGGACGGGGCGCCGGGGCTGATCCAGGCGGTGGAAGCCATGTGGCCGGAGGCGGAGCGCATCCGCTGCTGGGTGCACAAGATGCGGAACGTGCTGGACAAGGTGCCGGAGGAGGCGCGGCCCGTGCTCAAGCCCTACCTGGAGGCGATCCGGGACGCACCGGATATCGAGCAGGGCCGGCGGCTGGTGGCCGAGGTGGTGGAGCGGTTCGGGCGGGAGTATCCCTCGGCCATGCGGAGCCTGCAGGAGGACCTGGAAGCGAGCCTGGCGCACCTGCGGCTACCCGCCGCCCACCGCAAGCATGTCCGGACCACCAACCTGGTGGAGCGCAGCTTCGAGGAGGAGCGGCGGCGCGCCAAGGTGATCCCGCGGTTTCGGAGCGAGCGGGAGTGCCTGAAGCTAGTCTTCGCCGTGCTGTGGCGGGCGAGTGAGCGCTGGCGGCGGGTGCAGTTCAGCGAGCACGAACGAAAGCAGCTGGAGCGCTACATCGAGGAGCGGCAACGGCAAAGAGCGGCGCAGAAAGAGGTTTCACCCGCTGCCACCGTGGCATGA